GTAGGGGTGTAGAATTCACGCCCTCCTTATGCTTTTCTGCCAACCCGCTTCACTCCACACTTCCTTCCTGCTTGACCTTGGAGCTCCGTCCTCTTCTAGGTTGGTGATGAAAAAGACATCCTGCCACCGAAGCTTCAGGATGGCATCTTAGACTCTCTCGGTCAGGGGATCAATGAGTTAAAGAGTAAGTCCTTACTCTTATTTTGGGTCTCTCCAGGGAGTGCAAGGGCGTGATTCTCAATCATTCCCTTCCAGAACTAAAATGAACTCACTCAGAAGTCCTAGAACCAGCCCTAGAGGCCTAGAACCTAGGGCAAGTCTGAATTTGGGATTGCATTCTTCCTAAGTAATGGCAGAGAACCCATACCCAGATCGCCATTTCAGTTATTATGAACCCTACCCCATGGCTTTCCACAGGAGCTTTCAGCCTGCATGAAAGCCATTCTTGGAGGTGAGTTTGGGTAATTTCATCCTTCTGCTACCCTCTGAGATGGCCTTTATATCTCCTGCAGCTGCAGAACAAATCAACGAGCATGTTTCAGGCCCTTTTGTACAGTTCTTTGTCAAGACTGTGGGTCATTATGCTTCCTATATCAAGCGGGAGGCAAATGGGCAAGGCCACTTCCAAGAACGATCCTTCTGTAAGGCTCTGACCTCCAAGACCAACCGCCGATTTGTGAAGAAGTTTGTGAAGACACAGCTCTTCTCACTTTTCATCCAGGAAGCTGAGAAAAGCAAGAATCCTCCTGCAGGTAGTGACAGTCCCCATCAGTCTAAGCCCATAGAAGGTTACCTCTAGAATaaaaaggaggggaaagaaagaatacTTCTCTTTAGAAACCCACAAAATAGGTGTAGGCAGACTTTTATTAGTGGAGTTGAAATGACATAACCCGAAACCTACGAAAATGTCTAATGGGCTGCCATTTTGTGGAAGTTGGTTTACTCATTAGCCAACAGGACTGAGCCCTTTCCTTTGTTTCAGTCTAGAGCTAATTCCTGCTAAGTATCTATCCTCTGTTTATGGGCTCCTTTTTGGACAGAACGGAATGTTTGGATCTCCAGAAGCCTGTGAGGCCAGAGACATCCCAGCAGAGATGGGAGTATGGGGAGCAGACAGGATATTTCTGATCCTTATTCCTGAGCTCATTATAGTCTGCCTGATCAGATCAGATGCCTCTAACACCTGTATCTGAACCCACAGGCTATTTCCAACAGAAAATACTTGAATATGAGgaacagaagaaacagaagaagccAAGGGAAAAAACTGTGAAATAAGAGCTGTGGTGAACAAGAATGACTACAGCTACACACCATTTCTGGACTTCAGCCCCTGCCAGTGTGGCAGGATCAGCAAAGCTATCAGCCCCCCAAATCCATAACCTCACTCTGAGTCTTGGTATCCAGGTATTGCTTCAAATTGGTGTCTGACATTTGGATCCCTGGTATCGATTTCTCAGGACTTTGGAGGGCTCTGACACCATGCTCACAGAACTGGGCTCAGAGCTGCATTTTTTGCAGAGGTGACAGGTAGGAAACAGTAGTACATGTGTTGTAGACACTTGGTTAGAAGCTGCTGCAACTGCCCTCTCCCATCATTATAACATCTTCAACAGAGAACACACTTTGTATTTGAAAGGCTCAGCCTCTCCACATGAAGAAGTCTATGGACGTGTAAGGATGAGAGTAAAGaggaaaatcttatttttatgtgtgtcttTGGCTTTTACTACGGGTGGAGAATGAGGAAAATAAGGCAATGAATATGAGAATCAAGTGGACTACAAGTGGAGGACCTGGCCATGGTGGTCCTGAACCTGGGGATATGTTTGGAGTGATAGAATCATGGGGGGCAGCAGCTCTACTTCTTCTAAGAGGAAGGGTAAGAGATACTGgtaaaagcagcagcagcagcacttgACACAGGGCATCCAAGTCCTTGGTTTGGAGTCAGATGTGCTTTCCAGAATCCTGGGAGGAGAGGCTCTTCACTGAAAGGAAGCAGCTTCAGTCTAGAGTAATTTGAGGATAGGAATTTCAGCCAACAGCAGCCTGTGAAGAACACTACATAGCTTCCATAAGTAGGTCggtttccccatcactttcagttTGCACTAGTCCTTTACCTTCAGTCTTGGACATCCTACCTCCAACTGATCTTTATTTTGAGCAGCACAGTTCAATTCTTCAGCTAAAGATGAAGGGATCTCTGCACTGACATTCTTCCCCTTTGAGAAAAGAATCCTAATTTTAAGAGTCTGAAGGAGTTTAGTGGTCACCTAGTCTCCCCTCCCTTGATACCTCTACCTGATCAGATCAGTTTCTACTCAAGCATTGGGAAGCTTTTTTTAGAAGAATCTTATCTTCAAAAATTCTACCTTTTTAATGGGTGTATTTGTGGCCCTCAGAAGTTCCTAAATTCTGTACAAAGAACACAAAAGTTTCTGGAGGGTGGAACAGGGCATATTGAAGTTAAAGCCAATGTAATTTGCTTTTGGGAGTGCAGAGACCTAATGAAGGTGGCAGATGTCCCACTGTCCACACACCATGCTTAGCTACACTACTATTCTTCACAGCTTCTaggaattacatttttttttttttggtagtttatGGTAGTGGTGCCTAAATATGGTTGTACCTTCAAAGGCTTCAGAAAAGGAACTGGAATCCTGAGAATCTTGTGAAAACACCCTCTAATGCCTCATCACAAATATACCAAATTATCTCCAGTGATAGGACCTGGAAATCTGCACTTTGTTAAAAGGTTCTTCAGGTAAGGTTTGCTGAGGCTTATTACAAATGTACCCTTGATTTGATGCTAATGCTGTATTTAGGGCTGAAGGATGCACACACACTAAATATCTGAGtgcttttcagattccatctatgctgaaaaagaatgTAAGAGAATAAACATATTTCAATTAGCCCTCAATATCTTGCTTTAGAGCTTTGGCCTACTAAAGCCCAGTATAGGAGAGAACACTGCACCAGGTTTCAAATCTGGATTCTAATTTTTGTTCTGAAAAATAGCAACTGACACTGGCATGCCATTTAACCTCTCCAGGCCTCAATTTCCACTATAGATAATACCCGATGTGTCAGTAAGACAACTGATGTAACTTTGCCAAACAAGTAGAATTATCCTTCCTCCTTTGTCCTGCTCTGTCCTAGCTTTCAATACTTGATCTGCCCTAACATTTTCCTGTATGTACTTCTTTATCCCAGATATTGGAACAATTGCTAGCAAGGAAAGGTAATGATGGATTTTCATTTCCCAATATAGTCTGGCAAAGAAATTAAAGGTTTACTTCTCCTTGCTAATCCAATCTACACGGGATGGATGGAATCATTAAAAGTGCAAGCAAGGAGCGCTCTGGCTGCCATACAAGACAGTGTAGCTACTGTTTATTCCTGATTATGGGACAGGATATAGATGAAAATCAATAATAAGACATTCATTTTAGCCAATAGTTTAAATCTTTTCTCCTGTGTTCCTCTTCTTCAAGCAACTGAATTATCTGtataaaatggaaacatatctGGTTCCCATTTCAAACTATAGTACAGATACCAAAGAGGAGAGTGCCAGAAAAGGAGAGTACAAAGTAACCCCTTAGAGAGGCCCAGGCACTTGCTGAAAATTTAGGGGAAGGGTCTGAGATTTCTAAGTGACTGATAATTACATAGGTGATGACTACAACACAAAAAAACCACTGACAGGAAAGATGAACATAGTTCTCCTTTTTAAAGTTAAAGTTTCTACAAAATAGAAATGTCACAAGACACATTAGAACAATGCAGTGGaccaaattttcttatttattaaagaacagaaataaattttgcttaaatttaaaaaaataatattaaaacttaGTTTATCTTTTCACTgaataaaactgagaaaaagtTGGCTTTCagatcatatatttatttaaaaaaataaaatgggaaattgACAAAGTTACCACATTATTCTGCATGCTAACAGGATTTCCCAAGCCTGTGAGAGAATCATTTCttgagcaattaaaaaaaaaaaaaaagaacttcctcAACAATGTAAAAATAGGAAACCTTTCAATCCAAATTCAAGGTCTTTATTACTAGTTCCACCTCACAAGCTAGTGGGATGTATCTGTGTCACAAGCTGAACTCCTTAGTAAAGAAAGCTTGAGAAGACACTAAACAAGGATGTTACTAAAAGACGATgatttgttaaaattataaagcaaTCATCTTTTGGCCTGCAAATAGTCAACATTAGAACTCCCCACCACTGTGGATCTGGCTCCCCATCACAATGTTATTCTGAATCCAGGATAATTACAATCacatggcattttttttctgcatgCTTTCTTGGCCCAAACCCTGCATGATAACATATACAATTTACAAGATGGGACTTGAAATTCCCATTCTCACACAGGATAGTTAGGGAGTGTTAccaataataaagaataaaagttatACAACAttgattattataaattatatttgttcTTATCCACCCCCATTCTCCTTAATATGTTCAGATTCCTTCCTGCAGAAAACATGGTGTTCCTATATAATACCAATTACATCATTAATGATGATTAGAATGAGCTGTAGAAACCTTGATTCTGAAGACATGTATGTGCAGGTGAGACGCAATCTGATTGCAAACACTGACACAGTAGCGGATCaaatcaaagaaagagaaaacctggaaagaaaagagacattCTCAGCACCCGTTTAGGCTCTCCCTAAGCTTCCTGAAAGTAAAGAGGAGTGGACTCTGTTTTCTCTGCAGATTGACCTTCTATTCTAAACAATAATTCAGTTTCCTTGCAATCTTTCCTTCACATACAAACTCTTTGTTAGAGAGAcagatggcaaatattttaagctttatgGGCCTTATTGTCTTTGAAACAGTTGcttaactctgccattgtagcatgaaACCAGCCaaagacaatatataaatgaatggccatagctgtgttccaataaaactgtatttaccAAAACAGGTTATGGGCCCACAGGGTGTAGTATGCCGATTCATGCTTTTTTACTCAGTCAGCAATTTGCAATTTATGAGCCCTGCCTGATGTAGGCAGGACTAGTAAGATTAATGCAAAAACTAAAAGGCTCAAATATAAAGTCATAGAACTCTCACACAGCCCCATTTATGTGGATTTCTGACATTCCAAATCATTACAATTATATGAACTCTCTCTCATGACTGGCtcatcaaaataagaaaacaagcaacCTTCAAATCCTCAAACCATGAAATAAGACTTAGTACAATACCTACCAGGGCAATCCAAAGTACAATATATtcatcaataaagctgttaaaatacTGGTCCAGAAACAAAAGTGCTGGACCTATGAATGCTGTGTCATGCAAATGCATTTCACTTTTCGTCATGTGTGCAACCtatgaataaaacagaataacGTAGGCATTTTCATAGGAGGACAATTGTGGACTACAGAGTAAATCATATTGTGCTCAGATATCAACTTCCAGTAATTATTTAGGAATAGCTGTTGAATTCCCAAAACTAAAAACCCAACAATAAGAAATGTGTCTGAGAAACCCGCCAAAAGATGCTTTTCACAAGGAGCCTTAATTTGAGTGTCCAGATTGAGACTGAAGAATGTAGATAAACTGAACAACCAAATTAAACAGTGGATAAAAAGGGTGAAAAGTTGTATGTTTTCCAAGAACTTCCAGTAACTTCAAATTGTAGCTTCACAAAGGGTAAAAACAGTTCACATGTTGATATCAAGAGATTCTGATTAGAGGAGGGCAAACTCTAGGACCATTTAGGAAGCACAGAATGAAAACTATGGCcataaaaccaaaataagataaaagtgaaaaacaaaacaaataaaaactcagGTGCTTACCACAAGCTTATTAGTGATTTTAGCAGACACAAAACCAAATGTCAGTATATAAAGACAGGGATGCTTTTCAAAAAGCTGAACTGTGGATTTCTTGTAGATCATTGCAGCTAATGTAATCACTGATCCaatatggagaaaaggagaaaggacacTTGTTCCCTGTACAGAGTGAAGAGAAGAGTTAATAGTATTCAGTACTCATCAGATACTGCATGGATCTGCTCCAGAACAGTTCAACTCAAACTTTCAGGAACCTCATGGTACCTGATAGGCAGCAATTTCTATAAATCACAAACTAGAAGAGCTAATGAAAAGTAGCAGCATAAATTGATTAGGTACAAACTGAAGATTTCACTTGAGAGACCAGGCTTATTTTTACAAAGCAGCTCACACTTTAAAAAACATGtgaataagtgtgtgtgtgtgtgtatgcataaaaCTATGACTATATAAAGCATATAAATGTGGGtaagtatatataaaattgaaGTTTTGAACATTAGTTTCTTTAAAGGCtatgtataaattataaattaacaaatgattttatacatttgaaataaaaaacaaaatgacgACAAAACCAAGTCCTAGTGTAAACAAGTGTTGAAAATCTTAAGGCATACTTACTGCTATTGTTGATCCATTTTTGCCAACACCACCTGTGAAGATTACACGGAAGTAATTTGTACAGGAAAATATGGTCCCTGCTACAGTACAAAGTGCAGGaaaaattttcatttgaatattCAGCACTGGAATCTTTAATGGGTagagagagaaaacaattaaaacatatacaaactaaaataagaaaacagtctAATATTTGATTCATATTCCCAAAAACTTTCCATTCCCTCCaattacataaatatgtaaagtaatgaaagtttccttttcctcttcGTTATAAGCAATATAGCAAGTCTCAAGAGTTGAGACTATTTAGAAATTAGTTTCACTTCTGATatcaaccttaaaaaaaaaaacacacattcaaCTTTATTAACTTGTGTCACAAGTTAAGATAGATTCACCTAATGCATCCCAGAGATCTTGCAACAGTGAACCAGGATGTGTTCTGGCCTTTTAATAAAAGGAGTGCACCTCGCCTTTTTCTTTGTATATGTTTTTGAATTCTACCTCTAAATCTGTAGAACATTCATAATTGTTGTGAGGAAGTATGAAGCATAACAGAAATGTTGCAACTAGATATAAAAATCTGCAGAGTACAGAGAATGGAAGACAAAATTTCTATTCAGAAGAGTTCCCAACTCCAAATTGTTAGGATACAGGCAGTAAAAGCAGAAGGCAACTAAGAAGGCATTCACATGCAGGAGAAAAAACAGGTCAAGTACATTCAAACAGATTCTACTACTATGCatccaaaattttaaagtttaaacgTACTTTTCAGAAAAGTgaataatatattcataaaatatactgaaaatgtATTTACCTGAAGTATGGGGGACAGAGTGGATTGATATCATGCATTTAATCTTGAAAACACAATATccatcatttaaaatgaaatacacttgtactgaattttaaaaatcatttaagagTCTCTTCTTTTTTGCACCCCTCCCTTTAGCTTTTTTGGTCTCAAATTTTGTCCAGTATGGATTGAAAAGaaagtaacaataaaataaatgatgtagTCTAGTAATAGAAACAAATGATTATAGAAACGAGATTCCAAAAGCCCCCAATGGTTTAATAAGCCATGAGTtcttacaatgaaaaaaatttttttaaaaaaattgagacagagtcttgctctgtcacccaggctggagtgcagtggtgtgatcttggtttactgcaacctctgcttcctgggttcaagtgattctcttgcctcagcctcccgagtagctgggattacaggtggccacaaccaggcctggctgatttttgtatttttagtagagacggggtttcaccatgttggctgggctggtctcgaactcttgaactcaagtgatctcccagcctcagcctcccaaagtgctgggattacaggtgtgagccaccatgcctggtcacaaTGAAAGCATTTTAATTAGGGCTGTTTACACTTTGTA
This region of Macaca fascicularis isolate 582-1 chromosome 1, T2T-MFA8v1.1 genomic DNA includes:
- the CEPT1 gene encoding choline/ethanolaminephosphotransferase 1 isoform X3; the protein is MLLMGNRQEEPIVVLLWENFLIMVVIHYQQFLWFLELVLQCSWGQTLIGCFFVVLLGHLCSIVHTGKHMFLEHCDLECGVGKNGSTIAGTSVLSPFLHIGSVITLAAMIYKKSTVQLFEKHPCLYILTFGFVSAKITNKLVVAHMTKSEMHLHDTAFIGPALLFLDQYFNSFIDEYIVLWIALVFSFFDLIRYCVSVCNQIASHLHIHVFRIKVSTAHSNHH